One window of Nostoc sp. C052 genomic DNA carries:
- a CDS encoding fatty acid desaturase yields MQSNIITFNNPPGGRTSEDATKLPFTLQDLKAAIPAECFQPNVTKSLFYFFRDILIIALLYAVAYYLDSWLFFPIFWLMQGTMFWALFVVGHDCGHQSFSKHKWLNDLIGHLSHTPILVPYHGWRISHRTHHKNTGNIDNDESWYPVTESQYKEMPLAQKIGRYYVFLLAYPVYLFKRSPNKEGSHFLPSSSLFKPSEKWDVITSTVLLIGMVGLLGFLTYQWGWMWLLKYYAVPYLVFIVWLDLVTFLHHTEPDIPWYRGEDWTFLKGAISSIDRDYGLVNHIHHDIGTHVAHHIFLNIPHYNLLKATEAIKPVMGEYFHKSEEPIWKSLWHSCISCHFVPDTGSKVYYTSNNKLAKG; encoded by the coding sequence GTGCAATCAAATATCATTACGTTCAACAATCCTCCTGGTGGTAGAACATCTGAGGATGCGACAAAATTGCCTTTTACTCTTCAAGATTTAAAAGCTGCAATCCCTGCCGAATGTTTTCAGCCAAATGTGACAAAATCACTTTTTTACTTCTTTCGTGACATCTTGATTATTGCTCTGCTTTATGCAGTTGCTTATTACCTGGATTCTTGGCTTTTCTTCCCGATTTTTTGGCTAATGCAAGGAACGATGTTTTGGGCTTTGTTTGTAGTCGGACATGACTGCGGACACCAATCTTTTTCTAAGCACAAATGGCTCAATGATTTGATTGGACATCTTTCTCACACACCAATACTTGTTCCTTATCATGGTTGGCGGATTAGCCATAGAACTCATCACAAAAATACTGGCAATATCGATAACGATGAAAGCTGGTATCCTGTGACAGAATCACAATACAAGGAAATGCCTTTAGCTCAAAAAATAGGCAGATATTACGTTTTTCTATTGGCTTATCCTGTGTATTTGTTTAAGCGTTCTCCTAATAAAGAAGGCTCCCACTTTTTGCCCAGCAGTTCGCTTTTTAAACCATCAGAAAAATGGGATGTCATCACTAGCACTGTACTTTTGATTGGCATGGTAGGTTTGCTCGGTTTCCTCACCTACCAATGGGGTTGGATGTGGTTGCTGAAATATTATGCTGTACCCTACCTTGTGTTCATAGTTTGGCTAGATTTGGTGACATTCTTGCACCACACTGAGCCAGATATTCCCTGGTATCGTGGAGAAGATTGGACTTTTTTAAAAGGTGCAATTTCTAGTATTGACCGTGATTATGGTTTGGTTAATCATATCCATCACGATATCGGTACTCATGTTGCTCACCATATATTCCTTAACATCCCTCACTACAATTTGTTGAAGGCAACTGAGGCAATAAAACCAGTAATGGGTGAGTATTTCCACAAATCAGAAGAACCAATTTGGAAGTCATTATGGCATTCATGCATCAGCTGCCATTTTGTCCCTGATACTGGTAGTAAAGTTTACTACACATCTAATAACAAGTTAGCTAAAGGCTAA
- a CDS encoding response regulator transcription factor codes for MDILIVEDEPEIAHLIEISLEKEGFFCRTSRDGVNALRMFQDQPPDLIILDLMIPGLDGLEVCARIRQKPGVKDPYILMLTAKGEEIDRVIGLSTGADDYMVKPFSPRELVARVRALLRRSLRQGGQHQVNRTQHFIVDVDQRTANRQMNSKEVEILDLTTLEFNLLTTFVSNPGRVWNRTQLIDKLWGDNFFGDERVVDTHVARLRKKIEPDPANPTFIKTVVGVGYKFEDPLVA; via the coding sequence ATGGATATTTTAATAGTTGAAGATGAACCAGAAATAGCTCATTTAATCGAAATCTCTTTAGAAAAAGAAGGTTTTTTTTGTCGCACTAGCCGCGATGGCGTGAATGCTCTGCGGATGTTTCAGGATCAACCACCGGATTTAATCATTCTAGATTTAATGATTCCTGGTTTAGATGGGTTAGAAGTTTGTGCCCGAATTCGCCAGAAACCAGGTGTAAAAGATCCTTACATTTTGATGCTCACGGCTAAGGGTGAGGAAATCGATCGCGTCATTGGTCTATCTACTGGTGCTGATGATTATATGGTCAAACCCTTTAGCCCCAGAGAGTTGGTAGCTAGGGTGCGGGCACTATTACGGCGTAGCCTCCGCCAAGGGGGACAACATCAAGTTAATCGTACCCAACACTTTATCGTCGATGTAGACCAGCGTACTGCCAATCGCCAAATGAATTCCAAAGAAGTTGAAATTTTGGACTTAACTACCCTAGAATTTAACTTGCTTACCACCTTTGTCAGCAATCCTGGTCGAGTTTGGAACCGCACTCAACTAATAGATAAACTTTGGGGAGATAACTTTTTTGGCGATGAACGAGTGGTAGATACTCATGTAGCTCGATTGCGAAAAAAGATTGAACCCGATCCGGCAAATCCTACTTTTATTAAAACTGTTGTTGGGGTTGGCTATAAATTTGAAGATCCTCTGGTAGCGTAA
- a CDS encoding methionine gamma-lyase family protein — MNSLEQLRQAEHALLEIFSGIDTQVKHNLKRVLDAFRNHRVGAHHFAGVSGYGHDDLGRETLDKVFAEVMGAEAAAVRVQFVSGTHAIACALFGVLRPGDEMLAVVGSPYDTLEEVIGLRGQGQGSLIEFGINYRQLELTPAGTIDWQAIRTSVAEKTRLVLIQRSCGYSWRPSLSIADIEKIVHLVKQQNPNTVCFVDNCYGEFIETREPIAVGADLMAGSLIKNPGGTIVSAGGYVAGRADLVEASACRLTAPGIGSYGGATFDQNRLLFQGLFLAPQMVGEAMKGTYLTGYVFDKLGYPVNPAPLAPRGDVIQAIKLGSAAKLIAFCKAIQQHSPIGSYLDPIPDDMPGYESQVVMAGGTFIEGSTLELSADGPLREPYVVYCQGGTHWTHVAIALEAAIDAVGSSGFSHSI; from the coding sequence ATGAACAGCTTAGAACAGCTGCGGCAAGCAGAACATGCACTGTTAGAAATTTTTTCTGGAATTGACACTCAGGTCAAGCATAATCTAAAACGAGTGCTGGATGCTTTTCGTAATCACCGTGTAGGGGCACACCACTTTGCTGGTGTAAGTGGCTATGGTCATGATGATTTAGGACGAGAAACTTTGGATAAAGTTTTTGCCGAAGTTATGGGTGCTGAAGCTGCGGCGGTGCGAGTGCAGTTTGTTTCGGGAACTCATGCGATCGCCTGTGCTTTGTTTGGTGTCCTCCGTCCTGGAGATGAAATGTTAGCAGTGGTTGGTTCTCCCTACGATACGCTTGAAGAAGTCATTGGTTTACGGGGTCAAGGTCAAGGTTCCCTTATCGAGTTTGGCATAAATTACCGCCAATTGGAGCTAACCCCAGCAGGAACTATAGATTGGCAAGCAATAAGAACTAGTGTGGCTGAAAAGACTCGTTTAGTCTTAATTCAGCGTTCTTGTGGCTATTCTTGGCGTCCTAGCTTATCAATTGCTGATATTGAAAAAATCGTTCACTTAGTCAAGCAGCAAAATCCGAACACCGTTTGCTTTGTAGATAACTGCTATGGCGAATTTATTGAAACCAGGGAACCCATAGCCGTAGGTGCTGATTTAATGGCGGGGTCATTGATTAAAAATCCTGGTGGCACTATTGTCAGCGCTGGTGGTTATGTCGCCGGTCGTGCCGATTTAGTGGAAGCATCCGCTTGTCGTCTCACTGCTCCCGGTATTGGTAGTTATGGCGGTGCTACTTTTGACCAAAATCGCCTGCTGTTCCAAGGCTTATTTCTCGCGCCGCAGATGGTGGGAGAGGCGATGAAAGGGACTTATCTGACTGGTTATGTATTTGATAAACTCGGTTATCCAGTGAATCCTGCTCCCCTGGCTCCTCGTGGGGATGTAATTCAGGCAATTAAACTTGGTTCTGCCGCAAAGCTAATTGCTTTCTGTAAAGCCATACAACAGCATTCTCCGATTGGTTCCTACTTAGACCCTATTCCAGATGATATGCCGGGGTATGAGAGCCAGGTGGTGATGGCTGGGGGGACGTTTATTGAGGGGAGTACTTTGGAATTATCAGCCGATGGGCCTTTGCGTGAGCCTTATGTGGTTTATTGCCAGGGTGGGACTCATTGGACTCATGTAGCGATCGCCCTCGAAGCTGCGATCGATGCAGTCGGAAGTAGTGGTTTTTCACACAGCATATAG
- the rlmB gene encoding 23S rRNA (guanosine(2251)-2'-O)-methyltransferase RlmB codes for MQNKPKKIRTSNEPNRGQPVKIKGKRVVTSPTRNPRKIDSNPISVANPTRNPRKIDSNPISVANPTRNPRKIDSNPISAANPTRNPRKVDGNTISVVNPNRNPRKIDSNPSYGNSRQRNNNFSQPSASTQPIEEDNDLIYGRHPVLSALQNQRNLNRLWITTRLRYDPSFHHFLLQAKENGTVIDEVEPKRLDYLTNGANHQGVAAQIAPYAYTELPDLIEQCKSVTDAVIVVADGITDPHNLGAIIRTAEAIGAQGLVIPQRRASGITSTVMKVAAGALENFAVARVVNLSRSLEELKEAGFWIYGTAASGSEPLHTVNFTGPIVLVIGSEGEGLGMLTQRSCDFLVSIPLQGKTPSLNASVAAGMALYEIYRQRSLNTLHLDKLHKISFKK; via the coding sequence ATGCAGAATAAACCAAAAAAAATCAGGACTTCTAACGAACCCAATCGTGGACAACCCGTAAAGATTAAAGGTAAGCGTGTTGTTACGAGTCCGACTCGCAATCCTAGAAAAATCGATAGCAACCCCATCTCTGTGGCTAATCCGACTCGCAATCCTAGAAAAATCGATAGTAACCCCATCTCTGTGGCTAATCCAACTCGCAATCCCAGAAAAATCGATAGCAACCCCATCTCTGCTGCTAATCCGACTCGCAATCCCAGAAAAGTAGATGGCAACACTATCTCTGTTGTTAATCCGAATCGCAATCCCAGAAAAATCGATAGCAACCCCAGTTATGGGAACTCCCGACAACGAAATAATAACTTTTCCCAGCCATCTGCATCTACACAACCGATAGAAGAAGATAACGATCTCATCTACGGTCGTCACCCCGTATTGAGTGCATTGCAAAATCAGCGCAATCTCAACCGTCTCTGGATTACTACCCGTCTGCGCTACGATCCCAGCTTTCACCATTTTCTCTTACAAGCGAAGGAAAATGGCACAGTTATTGATGAGGTTGAACCCAAGCGCTTAGACTATCTCACCAACGGCGCTAATCACCAAGGTGTGGCAGCACAAATCGCTCCCTACGCCTACACCGAATTGCCCGATCTAATTGAACAGTGCAAGTCTGTAACCGATGCTGTAATTGTCGTAGCTGACGGAATTACCGATCCCCACAACTTGGGAGCAATTATTCGCACCGCTGAAGCAATCGGCGCTCAAGGGTTAGTGATTCCCCAAAGAAGAGCATCTGGGATCACTTCTACTGTGATGAAAGTGGCAGCAGGCGCTTTAGAAAATTTTGCTGTCGCTAGAGTTGTCAATCTCAGCCGCTCTTTAGAAGAATTAAAAGAAGCTGGCTTTTGGATTTATGGCACTGCTGCAAGTGGTAGCGAACCTCTGCATACAGTCAATTTCACCGGCCCCATCGTTTTGGTAATTGGCTCAGAAGGTGAAGGTCTGGGTATGTTGACTCAACGCTCCTGTGATTTTTTAGTTTCAATTCCTCTACAGGGTAAGACTCCTAGCCTGAATGCCTCGGTAGCAGCGGGTATGGCGCTTTATGAGATTTATCGCCAGCGATCGCTAAATACGCTGCACTTAGATAAATTACACAAAATCTCTTTTAAAAAATAA
- a CDS encoding fatty acid desaturase: MTTSIINSQKLSDEPGNSDFRLKDIVKTLPRECFQQNRRKAWTQILLSVLAVALGYYSLAITPWFLLPLAWIFTGTALTGFFVIGHDCGHRSFAKRRWVNDLVGHFFMMPLIYPFHSWRIKHNYHHTHTNKLDEDNAWHPIRPEVFENWDKTRQSAFELFMRKRFWWVGSIGHWAVVHFDWRNFKTKDQSSIKLSVAVVVVFAAIAFPLLIATTGIWGFVKFWLVPWMVYHFWMSTFTIVHHTAADVPFTTANKWNEALAQLYGTIHCDYPRWVEVLCHDINVHVPHHISTAIPSYNLRLAYSSIKENWEPYLHDECQFSWSLMKQITDQCQLYTTDVGYKTFDEHYTEQ; this comes from the coding sequence ATGACTACATCAATAATTAACAGCCAGAAACTAAGTGACGAGCCTGGTAATTCCGACTTTAGGCTCAAAGATATTGTCAAAACCCTGCCACGGGAATGTTTTCAGCAGAACCGTCGCAAAGCTTGGACACAAATACTGCTGAGTGTCTTGGCAGTCGCCTTGGGCTATTACAGCCTAGCCATCACTCCTTGGTTTCTCTTACCCCTAGCTTGGATTTTTACGGGTACTGCTTTAACAGGTTTTTTTGTTATTGGCCATGATTGTGGTCACAGGTCTTTTGCCAAACGTCGTTGGGTAAATGATTTGGTAGGGCACTTCTTCATGATGCCGTTAATTTACCCCTTTCATAGTTGGCGCATTAAGCATAATTATCACCATACTCATACCAACAAGCTGGATGAGGATAACGCTTGGCATCCAATTAGACCAGAAGTGTTTGAAAATTGGGATAAAACCCGGCAGTCTGCTTTTGAACTGTTCATGCGTAAACGCTTCTGGTGGGTAGGTTCCATTGGACATTGGGCTGTGGTGCATTTTGATTGGCGGAACTTCAAAACTAAAGACCAATCGAGTATCAAGCTTTCTGTGGCTGTAGTAGTGGTGTTTGCTGCGATCGCTTTCCCACTCCTCATCGCCACAACTGGTATCTGGGGCTTTGTCAAATTTTGGCTAGTACCCTGGATGGTTTACCATTTTTGGATGAGTACTTTTACTATTGTTCACCATACTGCCGCAGATGTCCCTTTTACGACAGCGAACAAGTGGAACGAAGCTTTAGCACAGCTATATGGAACTATTCATTGCGATTATCCGCGTTGGGTAGAAGTTTTGTGCCACGATATCAATGTTCATGTACCTCATCATATTTCCACTGCGATTCCTTCCTATAATTTGCGGTTAGCTTACAGCAGCATCAAAGAAAATTGGGAGCCTTATCTGCATGATGAGTGTCAGTTTTCTTGGTCTTTAATGAAGCAGATTACAGACCAATGTCAACTATATACAACTGATGTTGGCTATAAAACTTTCGACGAACATTATACAGAGCAATAA
- a CDS encoding pentapeptide repeat-containing protein, with protein MKNLIAIKKIVAVTALVLALVFSLTSVPAYAFVQADLDALTSTGNAPNADLSDADLHEAKLSGAKLYGANLSGAKLYKADLSGASLSGANLSGASLSGANLSGAYLQKADLSGAFLQKANLEGATLYGANLGDATLYGANLKAAKLKGSNLEGAKLKGANIEEAIK; from the coding sequence ATGAAAAATCTAATTGCGATCAAAAAGATCGTAGCGGTGACTGCTCTTGTTTTAGCTTTGGTGTTCTCCTTGACTAGTGTTCCAGCTTATGCATTTGTACAAGCTGACTTGGACGCACTGACAAGCACAGGAAATGCTCCAAATGCCGATCTATCCGATGCCGACTTACACGAAGCTAAACTGTCAGGAGCTAAATTGTATGGAGCTAACCTGTCAGGAGCAAAACTATATAAAGCCGACTTATCGGGAGCTAGCCTGTCAGGTGCAAACTTGTCGGGAGCTAGTCTGTCAGGAGCTAATTTGTCAGGAGCCTACTTACAGAAAGCTGACTTATCAGGAGCCTTTCTCCAAAAAGCCAACTTGGAGGGAGCTACTCTTTATGGAGCCAATCTAGGAGACGCTACTCTGTACGGAGCTAACCTGAAAGCAGCTAAACTGAAGGGTTCTAATCTAGAGGGTGCTAAATTGAAGGGCGCCAATATAGAAGAAGCTATCAAGTAA
- a CDS encoding alpha/beta fold hydrolase encodes MSDRHTTTAASLNVYIQGQGFPILGLHGHPGTGRSLSVFTNHLSKRYKTFAPDLRGYGKSRYNHNFEMNDHLTDLEALLDRLEIEKCLVLGWSLGGILAMELALRLPERVTGLILVATAAKPRGSHPSITWQDNLYTGVAALLNYIKPSWQWNIETFGKRSLFRYLIQQHTSTSYNYIAKEAVPAYLQTSPAATRALYSAIQSGYNRLPDLQLIQCPTLVLAGEQDRHITSDSSLQTAQHLQNSQWQCYANTAHLFPWEVPQLVLSDIDRWLEEHPQVINRQ; translated from the coding sequence ATGAGCGATCGCCATACCACGACTGCTGCAAGTCTCAATGTCTACATCCAAGGTCAAGGATTCCCAATTTTAGGCTTACATGGTCATCCTGGTACTGGTCGTAGTCTTTCTGTCTTTACTAACCATTTATCAAAACGCTACAAAACTTTTGCTCCTGATTTACGTGGATATGGCAAAAGTCGCTACAACCACAATTTTGAGATGAATGACCATTTGACTGATCTAGAAGCGCTGCTAGACCGCTTAGAGATTGAAAAATGCCTAGTATTGGGATGGTCACTTGGGGGCATCCTGGCAATGGAGTTGGCATTACGTTTGCCAGAGCGCGTTACTGGGCTAATTTTGGTGGCGACAGCCGCAAAACCCCGTGGTAGTCATCCGAGCATTACTTGGCAGGATAATTTATATACTGGCGTTGCTGCCTTGTTGAACTATATAAAACCGAGTTGGCAATGGAATATTGAAACTTTTGGTAAGCGATCGCTTTTTCGCTATCTAATCCAACAACATACATCTACCAGTTACAACTACATCGCCAAAGAAGCAGTACCGGCTTATTTGCAAACCTCTCCGGCGGCGACTCGCGCTCTTTATAGTGCAATTCAATCGGGATACAACCGACTTCCAGATTTGCAACTAATTCAATGTCCGACTTTAGTACTTGCTGGTGAACAAGACCGCCACATAACATCTGATTCCAGCTTACAAACTGCTCAACACCTCCAAAATTCTCAGTGGCAGTGCTATGCCAACACCGCACATCTTTTTCCGTGGGAAGTCCCCCAGCTGGTTCTCAGTGACATTGATCGTTGGCTGGAAGAACATCCGCAGGTAATTAATAGGCAATAG
- a CDS encoding STAS domain-containing protein: protein MIAEPLNLTVSLRGTREVRDNCQLFRLTGLLDAFSEPTFRKTLGSKIDEGPKHIILDLSQIDFVDSSGLGALVQLAKQAQTAEGTLQIVTNARVTQTVKLVRLEKFLSLQKSVEDALENVK, encoded by the coding sequence ATTATTGCTGAGCCGCTAAATCTAACCGTTAGCCTGAGGGGCACTCGTGAAGTCCGGGATAACTGTCAGCTATTCCGCCTCACAGGTTTGTTAGATGCTTTTTCTGAGCCGACATTTCGCAAGACACTTGGCAGCAAGATTGACGAGGGCCCTAAGCATATTATTTTGGATCTCTCACAAATTGACTTTGTAGATAGCTCTGGCTTGGGCGCTCTGGTGCAGCTAGCCAAGCAGGCTCAAACTGCTGAAGGCACTTTGCAAATTGTCACGAATGCCCGCGTAACTCAAACGGTCAAGCTTGTTCGCCTAGAGAAGTTTCTCTCCCTGCAAAAATCAGTTGAAGACGCTCTAGAAAACGTCAAGTAG
- a CDS encoding NYN domain-containing protein produces the protein MIITNFSKQKSEFKEPKILKAKPHWQGQNLTDTAVKGKDIKKIQDTAPDSSIFNSLNRGRVAIFIDGLNLFHTALQLGIEIDYVKLLCHLTNGSRLLRAFFYTGVDLSNEKQQGFLLWMRRNGYRVVAKELVLAAENFKKSNLNVEIAVDMITLAPYYDTAVLVSGDGDLAYAVNAVSRMGVRVEVVSLQTTTSESLIDVADCFIDLDSIKTHIQKDSNLGYSYRTPSNSNL, from the coding sequence ATGATTATAACTAATTTTAGCAAACAAAAAAGTGAATTTAAGGAACCTAAAATACTTAAAGCGAAACCCCATTGGCAAGGGCAAAATTTGACTGATACTGCTGTCAAAGGTAAAGATATCAAAAAGATACAAGATACTGCACCTGATAGTTCGATTTTCAATAGCTTGAATCGTGGTCGAGTTGCTATTTTTATTGATGGCTTAAACCTATTTCATACAGCTTTACAACTTGGTATAGAAATTGACTATGTTAAATTACTTTGTCATTTAACCAACGGCTCAAGACTGTTACGTGCTTTCTTCTATACTGGAGTTGATCTCAGCAATGAAAAGCAACAGGGTTTTTTATTGTGGATGCGTCGTAATGGCTATCGTGTAGTGGCAAAAGAGCTTGTTTTAGCAGCAGAGAATTTCAAAAAATCAAATTTGAACGTAGAAATTGCTGTAGATATGATCACTTTAGCCCCTTATTATGATACAGCGGTTTTAGTTAGTGGGGATGGAGATTTAGCTTATGCAGTGAACGCTGTCAGCAGAATGGGGGTTCGGGTAGAAGTGGTCAGTCTCCAAACAACGACCAGTGAAAGTTTGATTGATGTTGCTGACTGCTTCATTGATCTCGACAGCATTAAAACACACATTCAAAAAGATTCTAATCTTGGCTATAGTTATCGCACGCCGTCAAATTCAAACCTTTAG
- a CDS encoding DUF1816 domain-containing protein, whose translation MKTIWHNLKEVLINTFENLGLAWWVEIVTQNPRCTYYFGPFLSSSDATLASKGYIEDLELEGATGIVVSVKRCKPNTLTIADDLGERFDRKVQPAFGGQI comes from the coding sequence ATGAAAACCATTTGGCATAACCTCAAGGAAGTGTTAATTAACACGTTTGAGAACCTCGGCTTGGCTTGGTGGGTAGAGATTGTAACGCAAAATCCCCGCTGCACGTACTACTTCGGCCCATTTCTGAGTTCTTCCGATGCAACATTAGCAAGCAAAGGATACATAGAAGATTTGGAGCTTGAAGGAGCTACGGGAATTGTTGTGAGTGTCAAGCGTTGCAAACCTAATACCTTAACGATTGCTGACGACTTGGGGGAAAGATTTGACCGCAAAGTACAGCCTGCCTTTGGCGGTCAAATTTAA
- a CDS encoding acyl-CoA desaturase codes for MTIATSTKPQINWVNTLFFIGLHIGALFAFVPGNFSWTAVGVGFLLYWVTGGLGVTLGFHRLVTHRSFQTPKWLEYLLVFFGTLSCQGGPIEWVGTHRIHHLYSDTDADPHDSNKGFWWSHMDWLIHYCPAHADVPRFTKDIAEDPVYQFLEKYFILIQVALGVLLLLLGGWPFVIWGIFVRIVWVYHCTWLVNSATHKFGYQSYDSGDRSTNCWWVAVLVFGEGWHNNHHAFQYSARHGLEWWEIDLTWMTVQLLQAVGLATNVKLAPTKVS; via the coding sequence ATGACAATTGCTACTTCAACCAAACCTCAAATTAACTGGGTTAATACTCTGTTTTTCATTGGACTGCACATCGGCGCTTTATTTGCCTTTGTTCCTGGTAACTTTAGCTGGACAGCAGTTGGTGTGGGTTTCTTGCTGTACTGGGTAACAGGTGGTTTAGGAGTTACTCTAGGATTTCACCGCCTTGTCACCCACCGCAGTTTTCAAACTCCCAAGTGGCTAGAATATCTCTTGGTTTTCTTCGGCACACTTTCATGTCAAGGAGGCCCAATTGAGTGGGTCGGGACACATCGTATCCATCATTTATACTCTGATACTGACGCCGATCCCCATGATTCTAATAAAGGCTTCTGGTGGAGCCACATGGATTGGCTTATTCACTACTGTCCCGCTCACGCTGATGTTCCTCGTTTCACCAAAGACATTGCCGAAGACCCAGTTTATCAGTTTTTAGAAAAATATTTCATTTTGATCCAGGTTGCTCTGGGTGTACTGCTTTTGCTTCTGGGTGGCTGGCCCTTTGTGATTTGGGGAATTTTTGTTCGGATTGTTTGGGTTTACCACTGCACTTGGTTGGTAAACAGCGCTACTCATAAATTTGGCTATCAGAGCTATGATTCTGGCGATCGCTCTACTAATTGCTGGTGGGTAGCTGTACTAGTTTTTGGTGAAGGCTGGCATAATAACCATCATGCCTTTCAATACTCAGCTCGTCATGGGCTGGAATGGTGGGAAATCGATTTAACTTGGATGACAGTTCAATTGCTACAAGCAGTTGGTCTTGCTACTAATGTGAAGTTGGCCCCAACAAAAGTTAGTTAA
- a CDS encoding Mini-ribonuclease 3 — MKSQEEELLDGQDKTPKQGLSWDQALLATTAPFQQISLSQVQQISPTALAYLGDAIYELYVRIFYLLPLQRSGIYHSLVVEQVRAETQALHLRSLIPHLRDTELEIVRRGRNAATGRPKRLNPEIYQQATSLETLIGYLYLTDYQRLTELLQILHIEKE; from the coding sequence GTGAAGTCACAGGAGGAAGAGCTATTAGATGGACAAGATAAAACTCCCAAACAGGGTTTATCTTGGGATCAAGCACTCTTGGCAACTACAGCGCCATTCCAACAGATTTCCCTTTCACAAGTGCAACAAATTTCTCCTACTGCTTTAGCGTATTTAGGAGATGCAATTTATGAATTGTATGTTAGAATTTTCTATCTGCTGCCATTGCAGCGGTCAGGGATTTACCATAGTCTGGTAGTGGAGCAGGTAAGAGCGGAAACACAAGCGCTACATTTGCGATCGCTGATTCCTCATCTCAGGGATACCGAATTAGAAATTGTCCGACGGGGTAGAAACGCCGCAACAGGACGCCCTAAGCGACTTAATCCCGAAATTTATCAACAGGCAACTAGTCTAGAAACCTTAATTGGCTACTTATATCTCACCGATTATCAGCGTCTAACCGAACTATTGCAAATACTTCATATAGAAAAAGAGTGA
- the carA gene encoding glutamine-hydrolyzing carbamoyl-phosphate synthase small subunit: MPLTDAAIPALLVLADGTTYRGWSFGATGTVIGEVVFNTGMTGYQEVLTDPSYRGQIVIFTYPELGNTGVNPEDEESDGPQVRGAIARNICQRPSNWRSTQSLPDYLKHNQVPGIYGIDTRALTRKIRMFGAMNGGISTTILDEAELLEQVLTAPNMAGLNLVREVTTPTAYEWAEPTIPAWEFNSEAAENLGEAFTVVALDFGIKRNILRRLVSYGCKVIVVPADTPPEEILKYNPDGVFLSNGPGDPAAVTEGIATAKALLLSQKPIFGICMGHQILGHALGAETYKLKFGHRGLNQPAGLQQRVEITSQNHSFAIDPDSLPTAVVEISHLNLNDRTIAGVRHKSLPVFSVQYHPEASPGPHDADYLFEQFVQSMRTARQTLRGIQN; this comes from the coding sequence ATGCCCCTGACTGACGCAGCAATCCCAGCTTTACTTGTCCTAGCAGATGGAACCACTTATCGCGGTTGGTCTTTCGGTGCGACGGGAACCGTGATCGGAGAAGTGGTATTCAACACTGGCATGACTGGCTATCAAGAAGTCCTGACTGACCCTAGTTATCGCGGTCAGATAGTTATTTTTACCTATCCTGAATTGGGGAATACTGGCGTCAATCCTGAAGATGAAGAATCAGATGGGCCTCAAGTGCGGGGTGCGATCGCTCGGAATATTTGTCAGCGTCCAAGTAACTGGCGATCGACACAATCTTTACCTGACTACCTCAAGCATAACCAAGTACCGGGGATCTACGGCATTGATACCCGCGCCCTCACCCGCAAAATTCGGATGTTTGGAGCGATGAACGGTGGCATTTCTACAACCATTCTCGATGAAGCAGAATTGCTAGAGCAGGTACTAACGGCTCCCAACATGGCAGGATTGAATCTGGTTCGTGAAGTCACTACCCCAACAGCTTATGAATGGGCAGAACCGACAATTCCAGCTTGGGAATTCAACTCTGAAGCTGCCGAAAATCTTGGGGAAGCCTTTACGGTTGTTGCCCTTGACTTTGGCATAAAACGTAATATCTTACGTCGCCTAGTAAGTTACGGTTGTAAGGTGATTGTTGTACCTGCTGATACACCACCAGAGGAAATCCTCAAATACAATCCAGATGGTGTATTTCTTTCTAACGGTCCTGGCGACCCTGCTGCCGTAACTGAAGGGATTGCAACTGCCAAAGCACTCCTGTTAAGTCAAAAACCAATTTTTGGTATTTGTATGGGACACCAAATTTTAGGTCATGCACTAGGGGCAGAAACCTATAAACTCAAATTTGGTCATCGTGGTTTGAATCAGCCTGCCGGTTTACAACAACGGGTAGAAATTACTAGCCAAAACCATAGTTTTGCTATTGATCCAGATTCTTTGCCTACGGCAGTTGTGGAAATCAGCCACCTGAACTTAAATGATCGCACCATTGCCGGGGTACGTCACAAATCTCTACCTGTATTTTCCGTACAGTATCACCCAGAAGCCAGTCCTGGCCCCCATGATGCTGATTACTTGTTTGAGCAATTTGTTCAATCCATGCGAACAGCACGTCAAACCCTTCGGGGAATTCAAAATTAA